Proteins encoded by one window of Streptomyces sp. LX-29:
- a CDS encoding malonic semialdehyde reductase: MSELITLPAEVQDQLFRTARTAHTFTDEPVTDEQVRAVYELIKYGPTSLNQQPLRVVLVRSREARDRLVPLMTGRNQEKTAKAPLVAVVGADLDFHEELPRLVPFMENPEALFADPAAREESARFNTAIQIGYLIVGVRAAGLAAGPMIGFDADAVSAEFFPDGRHRALCVVNIGRPGPDAWMGRLPRLAYEEVVSTV, from the coding sequence ATGAGCGAACTCATCACGCTGCCGGCCGAGGTGCAGGACCAGCTGTTCCGCACGGCCCGCACCGCCCACACCTTCACCGACGAGCCGGTCACCGACGAACAGGTGCGGGCCGTCTACGAGTTGATCAAGTACGGTCCCACCTCGCTGAACCAGCAGCCGCTGCGGGTGGTCCTGGTGCGGTCGCGGGAGGCGCGGGACCGGCTGGTGCCCCTGATGACGGGCCGCAACCAGGAGAAGACCGCCAAGGCGCCGCTGGTGGCGGTGGTCGGGGCGGACCTGGACTTCCACGAGGAGCTGCCGCGGCTGGTGCCCTTCATGGAGAACCCCGAGGCGCTGTTCGCGGACCCGGCCGCGCGGGAGGAGTCGGCGCGGTTCAACACCGCGATCCAGATCGGCTACCTCATCGTGGGGGTGCGCGCCGCGGGGCTGGCCGCCGGTCCGATGATCGGGTTCGACGCGGACGCCGTCAGCGCCGAGTTCTTCCCCGACGGCCGGCACCGGGCGCTGTGCGTGGTCAACATCGGCCGGCCGGGGCCGGACGCCTGGATGGGGCGGCTGCCGCGGCTGGCCTACGAGGAGGTCGTCAGCACCGTCTGA
- a CDS encoding nuclear transport factor 2 family protein gives MASPNIEAIQRSYAGFRAGDPDGLLSAMHPDVEWVHPDGLEKYGLGGTKLGHDGVRAFLARVPAVLGGMRLEPREFIEQGDRVVVFGTRQVTSLSGRTATLDFVHSWTMRDGKATRVEDIFDTVVFNELLDS, from the coding sequence GTGGCGTCCCCGAACATCGAGGCCATCCAGAGGTCCTACGCCGGATTCCGGGCCGGCGACCCGGACGGCCTGCTGTCGGCCATGCACCCCGACGTGGAGTGGGTCCACCCCGACGGACTGGAGAAGTACGGGCTGGGCGGCACCAAGCTGGGCCATGACGGGGTGCGCGCCTTCCTCGCGCGGGTCCCCGCGGTGCTCGGCGGGATGCGGCTGGAGCCCCGGGAGTTCATCGAGCAGGGCGACCGGGTGGTGGTCTTCGGCACCCGCCAGGTCACCTCGCTCAGCGGCCGGACCGCCACCCTGGACTTCGTGCACTCCTGGACCATGCGGGACGGCAAGGCGACCCGCGTGGAGGACATCTTCGACACCGTCGTCTTCAACGAGCTGCTCGACAGCTGA
- a CDS encoding TetR/AcrR family transcriptional regulator: MRTHSGPRTRETSPRRGAPGRPAGPQPAKRQAILEAAVAVFLREGYARASVDVIADEARVSKQTVYNHFGDKQSLFIAAVEGERRRVAEGFAPGAAAGPDDGTERDARAELTAFGHRVLQVLLDERASALRRLVIAEVARHPWLRPACAEGEPRQLVSALAETLRHRDARGELSVPDPETGARQFVALLVQQGLHQSMYGTRPLTGGEAADICEQAAELFVRAYRR; this comes from the coding sequence ATGCGCACGCACAGCGGGCCACGGACGCGGGAGACGTCGCCACGACGCGGCGCCCCCGGACGCCCGGCGGGCCCGCAGCCCGCCAAGCGGCAGGCCATCCTGGAGGCCGCCGTCGCGGTCTTCCTGCGCGAGGGGTACGCGCGGGCCAGCGTCGACGTCATCGCCGACGAGGCCCGGGTGTCCAAGCAGACGGTCTACAACCACTTCGGCGACAAGCAGAGCCTGTTCATCGCCGCGGTCGAGGGCGAGCGCCGACGGGTGGCGGAGGGCTTCGCGCCCGGCGCCGCCGCGGGCCCCGACGACGGCACGGAGCGGGACGCCCGCGCGGAGCTGACCGCCTTCGGCCACCGAGTGCTCCAGGTGCTGCTGGACGAGCGCGCCTCGGCGCTGCGCCGGCTGGTCATCGCCGAGGTCGCGCGCCATCCCTGGCTGCGCCCGGCCTGCGCCGAGGGGGAGCCCCGGCAACTGGTGTCCGCCCTTGCTGAAACGCTTCGCCACCGTGACGCGCGGGGTGAGCTGAGCGTCCCCGACCCGGAGACCGGAGCCCGTCAGTTCGTGGCGCTCCTGGTGCAACAGGGCCTGCACCAGTCCATGTACGGCACCCGCCCGCTGACCGGCGGCGAGGCCGCGGACATCTGCGAGCAGGCCGCCGAGCTGTTCGTCCGCGCGTACCGCAGGTGA
- a CDS encoding NAD(P)-dependent oxidoreductase, which translates to MEGKKILITGGTGQVARPVAEALARRNEVWCVGRFGTPGVEDALRAQGIVTRRWDMDDLEGADYAGLPTDFTHVLHSAVRRGEDGDVNAAIEVNSLACGRLMHHCRTAEAFLFVSTGALYKRQTLDHAYTEDDPVDGVADWLPAYPVGKIAAEGAVRAFAAVLGLPTTIARLNIAYGPGGYGGVPMLYFKRMLAGEPIPVPRQGQNWCSPLHTDDLVDQVPALWAAAATPATLVNWGGDEPMGMTDCVRHLEELTGVPARLVPSEVTRETYRFDPTRRRKLTGPCRVSWREGIRRTLEELHPDHVKPRATQHVTRRDEA; encoded by the coding sequence ATGGAAGGCAAGAAGATCCTGATCACGGGCGGCACCGGGCAGGTCGCCCGGCCGGTCGCCGAGGCGCTCGCGCGCCGCAACGAGGTGTGGTGCGTGGGCCGCTTCGGCACCCCGGGCGTCGAGGACGCGCTGCGCGCCCAGGGCATCGTGACCCGCCGTTGGGACATGGACGACCTGGAGGGGGCGGACTACGCGGGACTGCCCACCGACTTCACTCATGTCCTGCACTCGGCCGTCCGCCGCGGCGAGGACGGTGACGTCAACGCCGCCATCGAGGTCAACTCGCTCGCCTGCGGGCGTCTGATGCACCACTGCCGTACCGCCGAGGCGTTCCTGTTCGTGTCCACCGGGGCCCTCTACAAGCGGCAGACCCTGGACCACGCCTACACCGAGGACGACCCGGTCGACGGGGTCGCGGACTGGCTGCCGGCCTACCCGGTGGGCAAGATCGCCGCGGAGGGGGCGGTGCGCGCCTTCGCCGCGGTGCTGGGCCTGCCGACCACCATCGCCCGGCTCAACATCGCCTACGGGCCGGGTGGCTACGGCGGGGTGCCGATGCTCTACTTCAAGCGGATGCTGGCGGGCGAGCCGATACCGGTGCCGCGCCAGGGGCAGAACTGGTGCTCTCCGCTCCACACCGACGACCTGGTGGACCAGGTCCCGGCCCTGTGGGCGGCCGCCGCCACGCCGGCGACCCTGGTCAACTGGGGCGGCGACGAGCCGATGGGCATGACCGACTGCGTGCGCCATCTGGAGGAGCTCACCGGGGTGCCGGCCCGTCTGGTCCCCAGCGAGGTCACCCGCGAGACCTACCGCTTCGACCCGACCCGCCGCCGGAAGCTGACCGGGCCCTGCCGGGTCTCGTGGCGGGAGGGCATCCGGCGCACACTGGAGGAGCTGCACCCCGATCATGTGAAGCCGCGTGCGACGCAGCACGTGACGCGGCGCGACGAAGCCTAA